One stretch of Pedobacter riviphilus DNA includes these proteins:
- a CDS encoding YncE family protein, whose protein sequence is MKRKLLSIVVLFAMSMVANAQQKSGLRVLAVHKIQSDGGWDYVSIDQQHNNLYVSHGNQVNILNKNNGDSVGVIRNTLGVHGIAIAGPFGKGYTTNGKAGTCTVFDLNNFIVTAQIKVGQNPDATFFDDYSKKVIVFNGKSNDASIINPQTDQVIATIPLGGKPEAGVSDGKGKVYVNIEDIGEIVCFDLNTNKVLSRYKLKGGEEPSGLAIDRVTSRLFTVCANKVMLILDAKTGKQITSIAIGNNCDGVVFDPTTKLAYSANGEGNITVVKEVSANQFIVQETIKTEVGARTIAIDFASHHLFLPTAAFEKSTDANQRPHRVPGSFKILEVGK, encoded by the coding sequence ATGAAAAGGAAATTATTAAGTATTGTGGTTCTTTTTGCAATGTCAATGGTTGCAAATGCCCAACAAAAAAGTGGCCTGCGTGTATTGGCTGTTCATAAAATACAAAGCGATGGAGGTTGGGATTATGTAAGTATCGATCAACAGCACAACAATCTTTATGTGTCACATGGCAACCAGGTAAATATATTAAATAAGAACAATGGCGACTCGGTAGGCGTGATTCGCAATACACTCGGTGTACACGGAATTGCAATTGCAGGTCCGTTCGGGAAAGGATACACCACCAATGGCAAAGCAGGTACTTGTACGGTTTTTGATCTGAACAATTTTATCGTAACTGCACAAATTAAAGTAGGACAGAATCCTGATGCCACTTTCTTTGATGATTATAGCAAAAAAGTAATCGTATTTAACGGCAAAAGTAACGATGCCAGTATTATCAATCCACAAACTGATCAGGTTATCGCAACGATTCCGTTAGGTGGCAAACCCGAAGCAGGCGTGTCTGACGGGAAGGGAAAAGTGTATGTAAATATCGAAGATATCGGAGAAATTGTTTGTTTTGATTTGAATACCAATAAAGTTTTATCAAGGTATAAACTAAAAGGAGGGGAAGAGCCTTCTGGATTAGCTATAGATCGTGTAACATCAAGACTGTTTACCGTTTGTGCTAACAAAGTGATGCTTATTCTGGATGCCAAAACTGGCAAACAGATCACTTCTATAGCGATAGGTAATAATTGCGATGGTGTAGTTTTCGATCCGACCACTAAATTAGCTTATAGTGCCAATGGTGAAGGTAATATTACAGTGGTAAAAGAAGTTTCAGCCAATCAGTTTATTGTACAGGAAACGATAAAAACTGAAGTAGGCGCAAGAACCATTGCCATTGATTTCGCCAGTCATCATCTTTTTCTACCAACAGCGGCTTTCGAAAAAAGTACAGATGCCAACCAACGCCCACATCGTGTTCCCGGAAGTTTTAAAATTCTGGAAGTGGGTAAATAG
- a CDS encoding formylglycine-generating enzyme family protein, whose translation MNFALFYRISLVIIALSGLLVPDPTLTAKGPHPKTPIYPRVAVCCAAKLPNRFGTSNALPKLVNDLSKAPSVKHHAGMVWISPGTYRMGGDNAQASADEFPKHKVSVKGFYIDVTEVTNAQFKQFVKATGYVTTAEQKPDWNILKKQLPPGTPKPAADVLVAASLVFVPAKGPVDINNYAQWWAWSKGADWKHPHGPKSNILGKDNFPVVHVSYFDALAYCKWAGKRLPTEAEWEWAARGGLKDNVYPWGNESVNIGKAKANIWEGDFPYKNVQKDKFYYAAPVKSFAPNAYGLYDMAGNVWEWCSDFYDNNYYASVNKPEGISNPQGPAKSHDPDEPYAIKHTVRGGSFLCNDSYCSGYRVARRMKTSEDSGMEHLGFRCVSDK comes from the coding sequence ATGAACTTTGCCTTATTTTACAGGATCTCCCTTGTAATCATTGCTTTGTCTGGGCTTTTAGTACCAGATCCCACTTTGACTGCAAAAGGTCCCCATCCTAAAACCCCCATTTATCCGCGAGTTGCAGTTTGTTGTGCAGCTAAATTGCCTAATCGTTTTGGCACTTCCAATGCTTTGCCAAAATTGGTAAATGATCTAAGCAAAGCCCCATCAGTTAAGCATCATGCAGGAATGGTATGGATAAGCCCAGGAACTTATCGCATGGGCGGTGACAATGCACAGGCATCGGCCGATGAATTTCCAAAACATAAAGTAAGTGTTAAAGGCTTTTATATTGATGTTACAGAAGTAACAAATGCACAATTTAAGCAATTTGTAAAGGCAACTGGTTATGTTACCACAGCAGAGCAAAAGCCAGATTGGAATATACTTAAAAAACAATTGCCTCCGGGAACGCCTAAACCTGCTGCAGATGTATTGGTAGCAGCTTCGTTGGTTTTTGTGCCTGCAAAAGGCCCTGTAGATATTAATAATTATGCACAATGGTGGGCCTGGAGTAAGGGCGCTGACTGGAAACATCCTCACGGACCAAAAAGTAATATTTTAGGTAAAGATAATTTTCCGGTAGTACACGTTTCTTATTTCGATGCCCTTGCTTATTGCAAATGGGCCGGAAAAAGATTACCAACTGAAGCCGAATGGGAGTGGGCAGCCAGAGGTGGATTGAAAGATAATGTTTACCCATGGGGAAACGAATCTGTAAATATTGGTAAAGCAAAAGCGAATATTTGGGAAGGCGATTTCCCTTATAAAAATGTACAAAAAGATAAATTTTATTACGCAGCACCTGTTAAATCTTTTGCTCCGAATGCTTATGGCCTTTATGATATGGCCGGAAATGTTTGGGAATGGTGCTCAGATTTTTATGATAACAACTATTATGCAAGTGTAAATAAACCAGAAGGAATCAGCAACCCTCAGGGGCCAGCTAAATCTCACGATCCAGACGAGCCTTATGCCATTAAACATACCGTTAGGGGAGGATCTTTTCTCTGTAACGATAGCTACTGTTCTGGTTATCGGGTCGCAAGAAGAATGAAAACATCAGAAGATAGCGGTATGGAACACCTTGGTTTTAGGTGTGTAAGCGATAAATAA